In the genome of Arctopsyche grandis isolate Sample6627 chromosome 13, ASM5162203v2, whole genome shotgun sequence, the window AGAAACTAATCCTTAATTAGTATTCAGTAAACATTATTGAAATACTTCAAACTAGATACGCCGTACTTTCCCCGTgttaaaatgaatgaatatgCGGGTAAAATGTAGGGATTTTTGCACAATCATGCAAGCAGTGGTGataaatgaatttcaaaatgaaaatttaaaacaattttattttttattttaggacattttcaatttcattcaaCCTAATGTGAAATAGCCTAATTTTTCAGCCTCTTCAAAGATGGTTATTATGGAATCCATCACTTCCAAAGAATTCGGAATGATTTGATCTGCGGGTAGGACAAATCCGAATCGACCAGTATCTCTCAACTCGTAAGTGTAAGCAATTGGCACTTTGTATTCCCATTTCACCCAGTCCATACTAGTTCCACTGCATTTGTCTGTAATCAAAATTAATCGTAAAATAGCGTGTATAATATACTGTAAGCTATTGTTTAAGTATATTTGTACTTACATAATATTTCAGCCGTGTTTCCAACTTTGTATTGAGTACCGTATCTAGATGCTAGAGATTCTGCTGCTTTTTTTCCAATAGCCAACTGTAATGTAATCAATGTATTAATACAAAGTTTTCTTCTGAAAACATTTACATTACACCTATAGATATTTACCACATCGTTATAATTTTCCAAATGTGCCGTACTATGACCATAAGGCATCAACATGATTTGGGCATAAGAATGGAATGCTAAATATACGTCCATGGTGGGTACAACGGTTTTGATGAAAGCGGCTAAACCTGCAGTTTCCTTTTCTGAAAATGGCTTAGGTCCTCCGTAAGTTTCAGAACAAATACTTGTGCTGGTTCCTTcgactatttaataaataatatatttaggtTTTATGGAAAATTCTAATTAAACATATCATTTTCGGACATATTTACCGCCCCAGAAGAAGTCCCAATTCCGGTTTGGATCAGCTCCTGAGCAAGTTCCGTAATTGGTTCTAGTTTTCCTCCAAAGTCTTGACTAAAATTTATCAATCGTACATAATTTTGTTGCTAATTGATTTATATAAGAaggatatttaaatatttaccgtCGTGTGTGTGTATTCATAGCCGTCAGGATTTGTACTCGGGAAGAAATACCAGTCAAAGCTTTCAGCGATCTTTCTAAAACTTGGATTTTGGCTGGTTAGCACTTCGTTGATGATATATGTGACAGTGGCTGGAGAAATCCATTCCCTGGCATGGATTCCACCTTCGATAAAAACGTTCCTTTTTCCAGCACCGAAAGAGATCTTCACACCTTTGATGTCTCTGTTTTCGCCAGAAGATCCTGCACTGACTACGGTAACTTTTCCGGGATATAAAGTAGGAAGTGAGTCCAACCAGGCATTAATATCAGCCAGCCTGTAATATCTGTCCCAAGAAAGCCTCTTGGATTTTTCCAAAGAACCTACTTTTTCATCATCTACGAGTCTGAAATTAAACACGTTTGTAATTTTGATGTGAAATTGTATGCTTTGCAAATAAAGTAACCTTGACTTACTCTTGGACGTTTTCAATGTAGGTTTGAACGTCCATTCCATTCTCGTTCATCATATTTATGAAAGCCTTTTGCTCCCTAGGAGCGACCATAACGTCGATCGGTATACCTCCATTGTTGACTTCGGTCCAAAAGTCTAAATTATTCTCACCATCTTGAAGACGCAGAAGCAGTTGCTTTTGTTGTTCAGTAGTTGGATTAACTCTGAACACTTTGAAGTCGTCGAACCTCTCCTTAGTCAATTCGCCATTGACCAAACAAGCCGCCACAATTATAAGTAGTAACTTCATTTtctgtacaataaataataattagtattaaaatcggtttaaatacatacatatgtttataagttTAGTAAACGACGACTTACTGCCGCAATACAAAAACTGCGAATACCATTGGTTCACTTAAATGATAAGTATTTATACCGAAAAACagataattacattttatttattctgtGTTCGTTTTCTGTAACGAAGATAGATAATCTCAAATGCtgatagaaatataatttcgtCGTTTTATTATGATAACAAATACGCTCTTACATATGAATGTTACGTCATTTGAAAATGTGCATATCGcacagtattttttatattccgttttttatatacaaaatttttaaatcggGTGGTTTTAAAATACTATGAAGTTATTAAATGATACGtagtatttgat includes:
- the LOC143920767 gene encoding zinc carboxypeptidase-like, with amino-acid sequence MKLLLIIVAACLVNGELTKERFDDFKVFRVNPTTEQQKQLLLRLQDGENNLDFWTEVNNGGIPIDVMVAPREQKAFINMMNENGMDVQTYIENVQELVDDEKVGSLEKSKRLSWDRYYRLADINAWLDSLPTLYPGKVTVVSAGSSGENRDIKGVKISFGAGKRNVFIEGGIHAREWISPATVTYIINEVLTSQNPSFRKIAESFDWYFFPSTNPDGYEYTHTTSRLWRKTRTNYGTCSGADPNRNWDFFWGVEGTSTSICSETYGGPKPFSEKETAGLAAFIKTVVPTMDVYLAFHSYAQIMLMPYGHSTAHLENYNDVLAIGKKAAESLASRYGTQYKVGNTAEILYKCSGTSMDWVKWEYKVPIAYTYELRDTGRFGFVLPADQIIPNSLEVMDSIITIFEEAEKLGYFTLG